In Panacibacter ginsenosidivorans, the following proteins share a genomic window:
- a CDS encoding PAS domain-containing sensor histidine kinase: MPHSVKNKKESSNYFEAIFNYATMGIIIVDFSGTITAINPFALQEFGYADDELTGRPIDLLIPERFRKDHAVYHVEYFKDPKSRPMHSGKDLFAIKKDGTELPVEITLSYFNKNNEKFVMAFINNISERKQAEAEIIKLHDELESTVEQRTLELTHAMRQLEISKEELSRSLKKEKELNELKSRFVTTASHEFRTPLSTILSSAYLIDKYTTTESQPKREIHLQRIVSSVNILIDILNDFLSVGKIEEGKAEVKITRFNIKELTATIKEEIKDNLKKQQQITYRHEGDLFAQLDASFLKHIIMNLVSNASKFSSETGIIEIKTSCINNKVTLSVKDNGIGISKEDQRHLTKRFFRGTNAVNIQGTGLGLHIVSRYAELMNGTLQCKSELEKGTEFIIIFYTQKS; this comes from the coding sequence ATGCCACATTCCGTTAAAAATAAAAAAGAGAGCTCGAATTATTTTGAAGCGATTTTCAATTATGCTACTATGGGTATTATAATTGTGGATTTTTCAGGAACTATTACAGCCATTAACCCATTTGCATTACAGGAATTTGGCTATGCCGATGATGAATTAACCGGCAGACCAATTGATCTGCTTATCCCGGAGCGTTTCCGGAAAGACCATGCGGTATATCATGTAGAATATTTTAAAGACCCAAAAAGCCGGCCGATGCATTCTGGCAAAGACCTGTTTGCCATTAAAAAAGACGGTACAGAATTGCCGGTAGAAATAACCCTCAGCTATTTTAACAAAAACAATGAAAAATTTGTAATGGCTTTCATTAATAATATTTCCGAACGAAAACAAGCGGAAGCAGAAATAATAAAGTTACACGATGAGCTGGAATCTACCGTAGAGCAACGTACACTGGAACTTACGCATGCGATGCGCCAGTTAGAAATTTCAAAAGAAGAACTTTCCCGGTCATTAAAAAAAGAAAAGGAGCTTAATGAATTAAAATCGAGATTTGTTACTACAGCATCGCATGAATTCCGCACACCGCTTAGCACTATATTATCTTCAGCCTATCTTATAGATAAATATACAACTACAGAAAGTCAGCCAAAACGGGAGATACACCTGCAGCGAATTGTTTCTTCTGTAAACATACTGATAGATATACTGAATGATTTTCTTAGTGTAGGTAAAATTGAAGAGGGTAAGGCAGAGGTAAAGATTACCCGGTTCAACATCAAAGAATTAACCGCAACTATAAAAGAAGAAATAAAAGATAACCTGAAAAAGCAGCAGCAAATAACGTATCGGCACGAAGGCGATCTTTTTGCACAGCTTGATGCATCTTTCCTGAAACATATCATCATGAACCTGGTTTCAAATGCAAGTAAATTTTCTTCTGAGACAGGAATAATAGAAATAAAAACCAGTTGTATTAATAACAAAGTAACTCTTTCCGTAAAGGATAATGGTATAGGCATTTCAAAAGAAGACCAGCGTCATCTAACGAAACGATTCTTCCGCGGCACCAATGCAGTAAATATACAAGGCACAGGGCTTGGCCTGCATATTGTTTCCAGGTATGCCGAGCTGATGAACGGCACTTTACAATGTAAAAGCGAACTGGAAAAAGGGACTGAATTTATCATAATTTTTTATACGCAAAAAAGCTAA
- a CDS encoding cation-translocating P-type ATPase, whose amino-acid sequence MPGKVIELGNVIGLSGSEVPSLQLQYGKNIFHAEPSRGFIHIVWDVVKEPMFILLFVACLLYFILGEVSEGIMMLVAIILVTAISLYQEVKSSNALKALQEFTEPKVTVIRDGKEIVIAAEELVPGDIMLLDEGMNIPADAIILQANDLTVNESIITGESLPVDKNETENSNALFQGTTINSGKCIAQVTATGNNTTLGKLGKTIGTYQPPKTLLQQQINKFVRRFALFGFLGFCIIFFVNYLHHREFVTSLLFALTLAMSVIPEEIPVAFSSFMALGTYKMSKLGIISRQPQIVENLGAVSVLCFDKTGTLTENKMQVKTVYDYKSDALLELDHDNQLQDDEVLYYAMLASEVNPFDAMEKAILEAYHLYTNAGIYHPLKMIYEYPLEGQPPMMTHVYEHDNTKVVTAKGAAERIINICHLNENDKKKISAYVKLLATKGYRVIGVAGAAHTEQLFPSLQDDFNWQFKGLLALYDAPKKNIAAVLQQFYNAKIEVKLITGDYPETAMNIAGQVGLVNHLNSVTGDEVMNMTQDSLMQLVKNTNVFARMFPDAKMKVIDAIKANGEIVAMTGDGVNDGPALKSANIGIAMGQRGTEIARQAADLILTDDNIESMVTAIREGRKIFSNLKKAIRYIISIHIPIILTASLPLIFGWVYPNIFSPVHIIFMELIMGPTCSIFFEREPVEKNIMQQTPRERKDSLFTKKELLVSFVQGIIIAAGALGLYHYFMNNGATLEQTRTIVFTSLIVSNIFLTFANRSFSRTIYYTSRYKNNLVPVILIVSVLFLLSLHFIPFVRNLFQLAAITQVQFWLCSGVAFVCVMWFEVYKSFFKNTVTTS is encoded by the coding sequence ATGCCAGGAAAAGTAATTGAGTTGGGAAATGTAATAGGGTTATCAGGATCAGAAGTTCCCAGTCTGCAACTGCAGTATGGAAAAAATATTTTTCATGCAGAACCATCCCGTGGCTTTATTCATATTGTATGGGACGTTGTAAAAGAGCCCATGTTTATCCTGCTCTTTGTTGCCTGTTTATTGTATTTTATTTTAGGTGAAGTAAGTGAAGGTATTATGATGCTGGTAGCCATAATCCTGGTAACTGCTATTTCTCTGTACCAGGAAGTAAAAAGCAGCAATGCATTAAAAGCACTACAGGAATTTACAGAACCGAAAGTAACGGTGATAAGGGATGGCAAAGAAATTGTAATTGCCGCAGAAGAATTGGTTCCCGGCGATATTATGTTGCTTGATGAGGGAATGAATATTCCTGCAGATGCGATCATTCTACAGGCCAATGATCTTACTGTAAATGAATCGATCATCACCGGTGAATCTTTACCTGTAGATAAAAATGAAACAGAAAATTCGAATGCCCTGTTTCAGGGCACAACTATTAATAGCGGCAAATGTATTGCACAGGTAACTGCTACAGGCAATAATACCACACTGGGCAAACTAGGTAAAACAATTGGTACCTATCAACCCCCTAAAACCTTGCTGCAACAGCAGATCAATAAGTTTGTACGCCGTTTTGCCTTATTTGGCTTCCTTGGTTTTTGTATTATCTTCTTTGTAAATTATTTACATCACCGTGAATTTGTGACCAGCCTGTTATTTGCCTTAACATTAGCCATGTCTGTGATACCTGAGGAGATACCAGTTGCTTTTTCTTCTTTCATGGCATTGGGCACTTATAAGATGAGTAAACTGGGCATAATCTCACGACAACCGCAGATCGTTGAAAATCTTGGTGCGGTCAGTGTTCTTTGCTTTGATAAAACCGGTACACTTACTGAAAATAAAATGCAGGTAAAAACTGTCTATGATTATAAAAGCGACGCATTGCTTGAATTAGATCATGACAACCAACTGCAGGATGATGAAGTACTCTATTATGCAATGCTGGCCAGTGAAGTGAATCCTTTTGACGCAATGGAAAAAGCAATTTTAGAAGCATATCATTTATATACAAATGCCGGAATATATCATCCGCTGAAGATGATCTATGAATACCCGCTGGAAGGGCAACCACCTATGATGACGCATGTATATGAACATGACAACACAAAGGTTGTAACAGCAAAAGGCGCTGCGGAACGCATCATTAATATTTGTCATTTAAATGAGAATGATAAAAAGAAAATTTCAGCATATGTAAAATTGCTTGCCACCAAAGGATACCGTGTTATTGGCGTAGCCGGCGCTGCTCATACGGAGCAGTTATTCCCATCTTTACAGGATGACTTTAACTGGCAGTTCAAAGGCTTGCTGGCATTATATGATGCCCCAAAGAAAAATATTGCAGCTGTACTTCAACAATTTTATAATGCAAAGATTGAAGTAAAACTGATAACAGGAGATTACCCCGAAACTGCCATGAATATTGCTGGCCAGGTTGGTTTGGTCAACCATCTTAATAGTGTTACCGGCGATGAGGTGATGAATATGACACAAGACTCTTTAATGCAGCTTGTAAAAAACACCAATGTATTTGCCCGGATGTTTCCAGATGCTAAAATGAAAGTGATTGATGCAATAAAAGCTAACGGAGAAATTGTAGCCATGACAGGTGATGGCGTTAATGATGGCCCCGCATTAAAATCTGCAAATATTGGTATTGCGATGGGGCAAAGAGGAACAGAAATTGCACGGCAGGCAGCAGATCTTATTCTTACTGATGATAACATCGAAAGCATGGTAACGGCTATCAGAGAAGGAAGAAAAATCTTCAGCAATTTAAAAAAAGCGATCCGCTATATTATTTCCATTCACATTCCTATAATTCTTACAGCTTCGCTGCCGCTTATATTTGGATGGGTCTATCCCAACATCTTCTCTCCTGTTCATATCATTTTTATGGAATTGATAATGGGTCCTACCTGTTCAATTTTCTTTGAAAGAGAACCGGTAGAAAAAAATATTATGCAGCAAACTCCGAGAGAAAGAAAAGATAGTTTATTTACAAAAAAGGAATTACTGGTAAGCTTTGTGCAGGGAATTATTATTGCTGCAGGAGCTTTAGGCCTTTATCATTATTTTATGAACAATGGCGCCACGCTTGAACAAACAAGAACCATTGTGTTTACCTCACTTATTGTAAGCAATATATTCCTCACGTTTGCAAACCGTTCTTTTTCCAGAACTATTTATTATACCAGCCGTTACAAAAATAATCTCGTTCCTGTTATACTTATTGTGTCGGTTTTATTCCTGCTTTCTTTGCATTTTATTCCTTTTGTACGCAATCTTTTTCAACTCGCAGCAATTACGCAAGTTCAGTTCTGGCTTTGCTCTGGCGTGGCATTCGTATGTGTAATGTGGTTTGAAGTATATAAATCATTTTTTAAAAACACTGTTACCACCAGTTAA
- a CDS encoding pyridoxamine 5'-phosphate oxidase family protein — protein MIDKLNDQEIEEVLKENILGRIGCNDGLKTYVVPVNYVYDGKFIIAHSVEGMKIKMMRKNPDVCFEVDEMKSFTKWKSVIVWGQYQELTDKRDRYYAMKLFVDRMMHMKISATAILPETEGNIAHPQMQEKIRPVVYRIVITEKTGRFEDE, from the coding sequence ATGATCGATAAACTGAATGATCAGGAAATAGAAGAAGTGCTAAAAGAAAATATATTGGGTCGCATTGGTTGTAATGACGGCCTGAAAACTTATGTGGTTCCTGTCAATTATGTATATGATGGGAAATTTATCATTGCCCATTCTGTTGAAGGCATGAAGATAAAAATGATGAGAAAGAATCCTGATGTATGTTTTGAAGTAGATGAAATGAAAAGTTTTACCAAATGGAAAAGTGTAATTGTATGGGGGCAATACCAGGAGCTTACAGATAAAAGGGACAGGTATTATGCTATGAAATTATTTGTGGACCGAATGATGCATATGAAAATAAGTGCAACGGCAATATTACCTGAAACGGAGGGAAATATTGCTCATCCGCAAATGCAGGAAAAGATAAGGCCTGTTGTTTACCGTATTGTTATTACGGAAAAAACAGGACGGTTTGAAGATGAATAA
- the ppsA gene encoding phosphoenolpyruvate synthase yields the protein MQSYIKKFSEISIADIVTVGGKNASLGEMYSKLSSKGIAVPNGFATTAFAFERFLSYNGLYKPIHEILAHLDRDKFSNLSNIGARIRDLLLKAALPDDLMQAITDAYKELEPDDNAAVAVRSSATAEDLPQASFAGQHESYLNIKGEDALRKAVKKCFASLYTDRAIKYREDNGFPHEKVVLSVGVQKMVRSDKASSGVGFTLEPESGFRDIIHLSGVWGLGENIVQGTVTPDEFFVFKTTLLQGKKAIIQKKLGEKAKTMIYSDDEKNPVVNITTPKEKQEQFVLSDDEITKLAKWALIIEKHYQKPMDIEWAKDGLTNELFIIQARPETVHSQKNPLLVKEYKLLDKAEAITTGEAIGSKVATGIARILQSPHESYKLQPGEIVVTDLTSPDWDPILKNAVAIITNKGGRTSHASIVARELGVPAVVGCGNATEKITDGSVITVSCCEGKTGYVYNGRLNFKETALDFSNIKKPESTDVMLIVADPDKAFKLSFYPNDGVGLMRIEFIITHSIQIHPMALVKFNELKDATVKQKIEELTHHYPDKEKYFIDKLAEGVASIAAAFYPKDVIVRMSDFKTNEYANLIGGKDFEPIEENPMIGFRGASRYYNDLYKEGFGLECKAIQKVRDEMGLTNVKVMIPFCRTIDEGNKVIAVMKKYGLEQGVNNLEIYVMAEIPSNVILAEKFAQIFDGFSIGSNDLTQLTLGIDRDSAIVSNLFSEQNEAAKEMIATMISKAKQAGVKIGLCGQAPSDFPAFAQFLVQRGIDSISFNADALLKGIENINKAESTLEAAYIDDEEL from the coding sequence ATGCAATCATACATAAAAAAATTCAGTGAAATTAGTATAGCTGATATAGTTACAGTGGGCGGTAAAAACGCTTCTTTAGGTGAAATGTATTCCAAACTTTCTTCAAAAGGTATTGCTGTACCTAACGGTTTTGCCACTACTGCTTTTGCGTTTGAAAGATTTTTATCTTATAATGGTTTGTACAAACCCATACACGAAATATTAGCACATCTTGATAGAGATAAATTTTCAAATCTTTCAAATATTGGTGCACGCATTCGGGATCTTTTACTCAAAGCTGCATTGCCCGATGATCTGATGCAGGCAATAACCGATGCATACAAAGAGCTTGAACCAGATGATAATGCAGCAGTTGCCGTTCGCAGCAGCGCAACTGCAGAAGATCTTCCACAAGCAAGTTTTGCAGGTCAGCATGAATCTTACCTTAATATTAAAGGTGAAGATGCTTTGCGCAAGGCGGTTAAAAAATGTTTCGCATCTCTGTATACAGACAGGGCCATCAAGTATCGTGAAGACAATGGCTTTCCACATGAAAAAGTTGTACTGTCTGTAGGTGTGCAGAAAATGGTGCGCAGTGATAAAGCTTCATCCGGCGTGGGTTTTACGCTGGAACCGGAATCTGGCTTCCGGGATATTATTCATTTAAGCGGCGTATGGGGCCTGGGTGAAAATATTGTGCAGGGCACCGTAACACCGGATGAATTTTTTGTTTTCAAAACAACCCTGTTGCAGGGAAAAAAAGCTATTATCCAGAAGAAGCTGGGAGAAAAAGCAAAGACCATGATCTATAGCGATGATGAAAAAAATCCGGTTGTCAATATTACAACGCCAAAAGAAAAGCAGGAACAATTTGTATTAAGCGATGATGAAATAACAAAGCTTGCCAAATGGGCGCTGATCATTGAAAAGCATTATCAAAAACCAATGGATATTGAATGGGCCAAAGACGGGCTTACTAATGAATTATTTATTATACAGGCAAGGCCGGAAACTGTTCACTCACAAAAAAATCCATTGCTGGTAAAAGAATATAAGTTGCTCGATAAAGCTGAAGCCATAACAACCGGTGAAGCCATTGGTTCTAAAGTAGCAACAGGTATAGCAAGGATTCTGCAATCACCACATGAATCATACAAATTACAGCCTGGTGAAATTGTAGTTACAGATCTTACCAGCCCGGACTGGGATCCCATTCTAAAAAATGCCGTTGCCATCATTACCAATAAAGGCGGCAGAACAAGTCATGCTTCTATTGTAGCAAGAGAATTAGGAGTGCCCGCCGTCGTTGGTTGTGGTAATGCAACAGAAAAAATTACGGATGGATCTGTTATAACGGTATCCTGCTGCGAGGGAAAAACCGGTTATGTATATAACGGGAGATTAAATTTCAAAGAAACAGCGCTTGATTTCTCCAACATCAAAAAACCAGAGAGCACCGATGTAATGCTGATTGTTGCAGACCCTGATAAAGCTTTTAAACTTTCGTTCTATCCAAACGATGGTGTAGGATTGATGCGCATTGAATTTATCATTACTCATTCCATACAAATACATCCGATGGCCCTGGTAAAATTCAATGAACTAAAAGATGCAACCGTAAAACAAAAGATAGAAGAACTAACACATCATTATCCGGACAAAGAAAAATATTTTATAGATAAACTGGCAGAAGGTGTAGCCAGCATTGCAGCAGCATTCTATCCAAAAGATGTTATTGTGCGTATGAGTGATTTTAAAACCAATGAATATGCCAATCTTATTGGTGGTAAAGATTTTGAACCAATTGAAGAAAATCCCATGATCGGTTTTCGCGGCGCATCAAGATATTACAACGATCTGTATAAAGAAGGCTTTGGACTTGAATGTAAAGCCATTCAAAAGGTAAGAGATGAGATGGGTTTAACAAATGTAAAAGTGATGATCCCATTCTGCAGAACAATTGATGAAGGCAATAAAGTAATTGCCGTAATGAAAAAATATGGCCTTGAGCAAGGTGTAAATAATCTTGAAATATATGTAATGGCAGAGATACCCAGCAATGTGATACTTGCAGAAAAATTTGCACAAATATTTGATGGTTTCTCCATTGGCTCAAATGATCTTACTCAACTTACTTTAGGTATAGACAGGGATTCTGCCATTGTAAGCAATTTATTCAGCGAGCAAAATGAAGCTGCAAAAGAAATGATCGCCACGATGATAAGTAAGGCTAAGCAGGCTGGTGTTAAAATAGGTTTGTGCGGCCAGGCTCCCAGCGATTTTCCGGCGTTTGCACAATTTCTTGTACAGCGGGGTATTGATAGCATTTCTTTCAATGCGGATGCATTGCTGAAAGGGATTGAAAACATTAATAAAGCTGAATCAACTTTAGAAGCTGCTTATATTGATGATGAAGAATTATAA
- a CDS encoding universal stress protein: MKTILVATDFSTAAANAAHYAAEMALAINADLFLLHVFQIPINYLEVPAALNEAQMTLDPERSLAQLKEELTTKTKNKIPIESEIRTGIFFTELNAVCERINPYAVVMGSQGTTAATRLLLGGHTIYALKNLMWPLITVSPQATFSSIKNIGLACDFNKVTDTVPADEIKKLVEDFHAKLHVLNTGRQRTYNPEIVFESGTLRDLLKDIQADYHFIPGDDKDQAIIDFAEKNHIDFLIVLPKRHGLFDKLVHKSHSKQLVLHSHVPVMALHK, encoded by the coding sequence ATGAAAACGATTCTGGTTGCTACTGATTTTTCTACTGCCGCTGCAAATGCTGCACATTATGCCGCTGAAATGGCTTTAGCCATTAATGCAGATTTATTTTTGCTGCATGTATTTCAAATACCTATAAATTATCTGGAAGTGCCTGCAGCCCTGAACGAAGCGCAAATGACACTTGATCCTGAAAGATCGCTTGCACAACTTAAAGAAGAACTCACCACTAAAACAAAAAATAAAATACCTATTGAAAGTGAAATAAGAACGGGCATTTTTTTTACCGAGTTAAATGCCGTTTGCGAACGTATAAATCCTTATGCCGTAGTAATGGGAAGCCAGGGTACCACAGCAGCTACGCGTTTGCTTTTGGGGGGGCATACAATATATGCCCTGAAAAATTTGATGTGGCCGCTTATAACTGTTTCTCCGCAGGCCACATTCTCGTCCATAAAAAACATAGGGCTTGCATGCGACTTTAATAAAGTAACCGATACAGTACCTGCTGATGAAATAAAAAAACTAGTAGAAGATTTTCATGCTAAACTTCATGTACTTAATACAGGCAGGCAAAGAACATATAATCCCGAAATTGTTTTTGAATCAGGCACACTGCGGGATCTGTTGAAAGATATACAGGCAGATTATCACTTTATACCCGGCGATGATAAGGACCAGGCAATTATAGACTTTGCAGAAAAAAACCATATAGATTTTTTGATCGTACTTCCAAAACGACATGGCCTGTTTGATAAACTGGTGCATAAAAGTCATTCGAAACAATTGGTATTACACAGTCATGTTCCGGTAATGGCATTACATAAATAA
- a CDS encoding baeRF3 domain-containing protein, whose amino-acid sequence MSSTIPPEIREVMDAVHYRPAVSIIVPFEPKMGLKAELSHSLKIAADKAERELMQNYPGEMSVLVMEKLRAILKNLNFNTHKKSIAIYVSPVFEKVLYLDIAVEEKIIVDESFEIRDLVYSKKQLHKYLVLLMDGKESRIYLGNSSSFVNIVSNISEVDAYVNELPERVSNFSDMSSRREIIMDKFLHHIDDGLDIILNAYQLPLFVLGPERMVGHFKNITKHKAAVIEYIYGNYEACTLSELKAILEPHIADWKTVIQADLLNRMEEAMDNKKLAVGMHNVWREAMHNKGRLLVVEKDYMYAAEHGSNEDKIYKINEPYNKFSYIKDAVDDVIEKILETGGDVEFVDKDVLKKYGHIALIQHY is encoded by the coding sequence ATGAGTTCAACTATCCCACCTGAAATACGCGAAGTAATGGATGCGGTACACTATCGTCCTGCCGTATCAATCATTGTTCCGTTTGAACCAAAAATGGGTTTAAAAGCAGAATTGTCACACAGCCTTAAAATAGCTGCCGACAAGGCTGAGCGGGAATTAATGCAAAATTATCCTGGTGAAATGTCTGTATTGGTAATGGAAAAATTAAGGGCCATCCTAAAGAACCTGAATTTTAATACCCATAAAAAAAGTATCGCGATATATGTATCACCGGTATTTGAGAAAGTGTTGTACCTGGATATAGCGGTAGAGGAAAAAATTATCGTAGATGAATCATTTGAAATTCGCGACCTTGTTTACAGTAAAAAACAATTGCATAAATATCTTGTACTGCTGATGGATGGTAAAGAAAGCAGAATTTATCTTGGAAATTCTTCATCCTTTGTAAACATCGTATCAAATATATCTGAAGTTGATGCATATGTAAATGAGTTGCCGGAAAGAGTATCTAATTTTTCAGACATGTCATCCCGCAGGGAAATAATAATGGATAAGTTCCTGCATCACATTGATGATGGACTGGATATTATTCTCAATGCTTATCAATTACCGCTTTTTGTTTTAGGCCCCGAAAGAATGGTGGGGCATTTTAAAAACATTACCAAACATAAAGCAGCTGTTATAGAATATATTTATGGCAACTACGAGGCCTGTACCTTATCAGAATTAAAAGCCATTCTTGAACCACACATAGCTGATTGGAAAACAGTAATACAAGCAGATCTCTTAAACCGGATGGAAGAAGCTATGGATAATAAAAAACTAGCTGTTGGCATGCATAATGTTTGGCGTGAGGCCATGCATAATAAGGGACGTTTGCTGGTAGTGGAAAAAGATTATATGTATGCAGCAGAACATGGAAGCAATGAGGATAAGATATATAAAATAAATGAGCCCTACAACAAATTTTCTTACATAAAGGATGCAGTAGATGACGTGATAGAAAAAATACTGGAAACCGGTGGGGATGTAGAATTTGTTGATAAGGATGTATTGAAAAAATATGGGCATATAGCGCTTATTCAACATTATTAA
- a CDS encoding universal stress protein, protein MKKILLAFDGSNASEGAFEFARRLNELSPILLTGVFLPQAELANLWSYADGVGSPLMIPLVEPGESELIKENIEHFEERCKHSGIEYRVHKDFFDLALPELKKESRYADLLILGSEIFYENIHAGSPNDYLEDALEDVKCPVILVPEKFDFPENIILAYDGSEESVFAIKQFAYLFPELTKKETLLVYISNEAEEDFPDKIQIEELAARHFNNLTMSKLDIPKKHFSTWASEKRSAIVVSGSYGRHGLSQLFKKSFVNDLIAEHWLPVFIAHK, encoded by the coding sequence ATGAAAAAGATATTACTTGCTTTCGATGGAAGCAATGCATCAGAAGGCGCTTTTGAATTTGCCCGCAGGCTAAATGAACTTAGCCCCATCTTACTAACCGGCGTTTTTTTACCGCAGGCAGAGCTTGCCAACTTATGGAGTTACGCAGATGGTGTAGGAAGCCCCTTAATGATACCATTGGTAGAACCAGGTGAATCCGAACTCATAAAAGAAAATATTGAACACTTTGAAGAACGTTGCAAACATAGTGGCATTGAGTACCGTGTGCACAAAGATTTTTTTGACCTGGCATTGCCCGAATTAAAAAAAGAAAGCCGCTATGCAGACCTGCTAATATTAGGCAGTGAAATATTTTATGAAAATATCCATGCCGGTTCTCCCAATGATTATTTAGAAGATGCATTGGAGGATGTAAAATGCCCCGTGATCCTGGTGCCTGAAAAATTTGATTTTCCTGAAAACATTATACTCGCTTATGACGGAAGTGAAGAATCTGTTTTTGCAATTAAACAATTTGCATACCTGTTCCCCGAACTGACTAAAAAAGAAACTTTACTGGTATATATAAGTAATGAGGCGGAGGAAGATTTCCCCGATAAAATACAAATAGAAGAGCTTGCAGCAAGACATTTCAATAATCTTACCATGTCTAAGCTGGATATACCAAAAAAACATTTTAGTACATGGGCCTCAGAAAAAAGATCTGCAATCGTGGTAAGCGGCTCATATGGGCGGCATGGCCTGTCGCAGCTTTTTAAAAAGAGCTTTGTAAACGATCTTATTGCAGAGCATTGGTTACCCGTTTTTATAGCACATAAATAA
- a CDS encoding NUDIX domain-containing protein gives MAKRSAGILLYRFHANEPEVLLVHPGGPFWQKKDLGAWSIPKGEFEEEEDPLDAAKREMEEETGIKVSGAFIELTPAKQKSGKTIYAWSLLKDADVGEIKSNSFEMEWPPKSGKKKEFPEIDKAGWFAMAEAKEKIIEGQVPFIIELEQKLKIQ, from the coding sequence ATGGCAAAAAGAAGCGCTGGAATTCTTTTATATCGTTTTCATGCAAATGAACCAGAAGTATTGCTGGTGCACCCCGGGGGACCTTTTTGGCAGAAAAAAGACCTGGGTGCATGGTCTATTCCCAAAGGCGAATTTGAAGAAGAGGAAGATCCGTTGGATGCTGCAAAAAGAGAAATGGAAGAAGAAACAGGAATAAAAGTTTCTGGAGCTTTTATTGAATTAACCCCTGCAAAACAAAAAAGCGGGAAGACCATTTACGCATGGTCTTTACTTAAAGATGCAGACGTTGGTGAAATAAAGAGTAATAGCTTTGAAATGGAGTGGCCACCAAAATCAGGAAAGAAAAAAGAGTTCCCTGAAATTGATAAGGCAGGCTGGTTTGCTATGGCCGAAGCGAAAGAAAAAATTATTGAAGGCCAGGTTCCATTTATCATCGAACTTGAACAGAAACTCAAGATTCAATAG
- a CDS encoding phosphoribosyltransferase, protein MFRDRIEAGLLLAAKLKKYRNDPGIVLAVPRGGVPVAYAVANELGFPIEVILTKKIGHPFNKEYAIGAASLTDYFVIPHENVSDEYIQNELRRIRSRLKEMQARFMDDREPESLQGKTVIVIDDGIATGNTLLSTVQVLRKGKPGKIVIGVPVAPKSAVQKLSKEVDEVVAVLIPDEFYGVGAFYENFEQVTDEEVMFYLDKLRELKKAG, encoded by the coding sequence ATGTTCCGCGACAGAATAGAGGCAGGTTTATTACTTGCAGCAAAACTAAAAAAATATAGGAATGATCCAGGTATTGTACTGGCTGTTCCAAGAGGTGGTGTGCCTGTTGCTTATGCAGTTGCTAATGAACTAGGGTTTCCCATTGAAGTCATTCTTACAAAGAAAATAGGTCACCCCTTTAATAAAGAATATGCTATCGGTGCAGCAAGCCTTACAGATTATTTTGTTATTCCCCATGAAAACGTTTCGGATGAATATATTCAAAACGAATTGCGGCGCATTCGTAGCAGGCTTAAAGAAATGCAAGCGAGATTTATGGATGACAGGGAGCCTGAAAGCCTGCAGGGTAAAACAGTAATAGTGATAGATGATGGTATTGCAACAGGTAATACTCTGCTAAGTACAGTGCAGGTATTGCGTAAAGGCAAACCCGGTAAAATTGTAATTGGTGTACCGGTAGCACCAAAAAGTGCAGTGCAAAAATTATCAAAAGAAGTAGACGAAGTAGTTGCGGTACTTATACCTGATGAATTTTATGGCGTAGGTGCATTTTATGAAAATTTTGAACAGGTAACTGATGAAGAAGTAATGTTCTACCTCGATAAATTAAGAGAATTGAAAAAGGCAGGATAA